From Lawsonia intracellularis PHE/MN1-00, the proteins below share one genomic window:
- a CDS encoding UvrD-helicase domain-containing protein — MSIFCADLHIHSRFSRATSKKLTAPHLAAWSRIKGISVIATGDITHPVWREELQQQLILDEASGLYKLPVSKEVLQSEVPGIEIPSDSPDPLFLLQGEISSIYKKDGLVRKVHNMIFMPDFDSIEKLCRKLESIGNLRSDGRPILGLDCRNLLEIVLEVDERGTVVPAHIWTPWFSLFGSKSGFNSLDECFGDLAPHIFALETGLSSDPEMNRLWSHLDGCALISNSDAHSGDKIGREANLFEGLPSYDGIFNALRFSTGRFPSIPNNVQYKGTVEFFPDEGKYYLDGHRACGVVVEPKEAMRMGNMCPVCGNELTIGVLHRILELADRTEAYMPATPPYYPFIPLVELLGEILGVGSMSKRVLDKYGQLIHRFGTEFNILHVVSERDLRQYWNELGEAIVRMRRGQVIRQGGYDGEYGIIRVFSDAERASFLPGKMFSRSSKPRVTTQEKSKTIKNLSPKYMTMPLLAATGVLLEGEKETSSPKSSSVTAASYGDIFLTKKDHDKKIITTTSSSSNFSYSTSQNEAIKADIQPILVLAGPGAGKTRTLIGRIEHLLFSGIKPSEILAVTFSRRAAEELQERIRNSIGKGTIRVDTLHALALGYWPKKEDGSQPHVLSEEASQAVFIKANEENEPKLIKKAWEILNLVREKQVDTSVLPEQAYLPMLEKYRQYKKIRNMVDYSDLLEQWISTLQKSRGTFWKAVLVDEIQDLSSLQLALVKLLVPSSGKGFFGIGDPDQSIYGFRGAHPNVQLALSKMWPGIKVITLAENYRSVKEVVYSASALLASGKQSKNLTSTRKDKGLLHLFTAPDYCREASWVASKVSQLIGGSSHTLVDARAGNEPHPLAGLCSPGDIAILVRMKALMKPFQESLVRLGVPCSVPETELFWEDQRVALLLGLAGRKFGRPFGIQTVPDPSSIATHIWNGGPSALLSWLESVPPFDPLFRESSSFKKLLKAYKVHGSWESLLNWLCLRQEIDLVKSHSEQVQIMTLHASKGLEFKVIFLPALEEGLLPYLGTQRLLQKAEKEYENSETIAEEKRLLYVGMTRAKDALFLSYSEQRTIFGNVLRLAPSRFLVNLPDMFQRSQLMKHIQKKPSQLSLF, encoded by the coding sequence ATGAGTATATTTTGTGCTGACTTACATATACATTCTCGTTTTTCTAGAGCTACCAGTAAAAAGCTTACAGCACCACATTTAGCTGCTTGGAGCCGCATCAAAGGTATTTCTGTTATTGCTACAGGAGATATTACACATCCTGTGTGGAGAGAAGAGTTACAACAACAACTTATATTAGATGAAGCCTCAGGGCTTTATAAGCTTCCTGTTTCTAAAGAAGTCCTTCAGAGTGAAGTCCCAGGAATAGAGATTCCTTCTGATTCACCAGATCCTTTATTTTTACTTCAGGGTGAAATTAGCTCTATTTACAAAAAAGATGGATTAGTACGTAAGGTTCATAATATGATTTTCATGCCTGACTTTGATAGCATAGAGAAACTATGTCGAAAATTAGAGTCAATTGGGAATTTACGTTCAGATGGTCGTCCTATTCTTGGTCTTGATTGTCGTAATTTACTTGAGATTGTTTTAGAAGTTGACGAAAGAGGAACTGTCGTTCCTGCCCATATTTGGACACCATGGTTCTCTCTTTTTGGTTCAAAGTCAGGATTTAATAGTTTGGATGAGTGTTTTGGTGATCTTGCACCACATATTTTTGCTTTAGAAACAGGTCTTTCTTCTGATCCTGAAATGAATCGTCTTTGGAGTCATTTAGATGGTTGTGCTTTAATTTCTAATTCTGATGCACATTCTGGGGATAAAATTGGTCGAGAAGCCAATTTATTTGAGGGACTACCATCTTATGATGGAATTTTTAATGCACTACGTTTTTCTACTGGAAGATTCCCTTCTATACCTAATAATGTTCAATATAAAGGTACAGTTGAATTTTTCCCAGATGAGGGGAAATATTATTTAGATGGCCATCGTGCTTGTGGTGTTGTTGTTGAGCCAAAAGAAGCCATGCGTATGGGAAATATGTGTCCTGTTTGTGGGAATGAGCTTACAATTGGAGTGTTGCATCGAATTCTTGAATTAGCTGATAGGACAGAAGCCTATATGCCAGCTACTCCTCCTTATTATCCCTTTATCCCTCTTGTGGAGTTACTAGGAGAGATATTGGGAGTTGGCTCAATGAGTAAGAGAGTGCTTGATAAATATGGACAACTTATTCATCGATTTGGAACGGAATTTAATATACTTCATGTGGTTTCTGAACGTGATCTTCGCCAATACTGGAATGAATTAGGTGAAGCTATTGTGCGTATGCGTCGTGGGCAAGTTATACGTCAAGGTGGTTATGATGGAGAGTATGGCATTATCCGAGTCTTTAGTGATGCAGAAAGAGCTTCATTTCTACCTGGAAAAATGTTTTCTAGAAGCTCAAAGCCTCGAGTAACAACACAAGAAAAATCAAAAACAATAAAGAATTTATCACCCAAATATATGACTATGCCTTTGTTAGCAGCTACAGGCGTTCTTTTGGAGGGAGAGAAAGAAACGTCTTCCCCAAAATCTTCTAGTGTAACGGCGGCTAGCTATGGTGATATTTTTTTAACTAAAAAAGATCATGATAAAAAGATAATAACTACTACTAGTTCTTCTTCTAACTTTTCTTATTCAACTTCTCAAAATGAAGCTATAAAGGCTGATATCCAACCTATATTAGTTCTTGCTGGACCAGGTGCAGGTAAAACAAGGACATTAATAGGAAGGATAGAACATTTGCTATTCAGTGGGATAAAACCCAGTGAAATTTTGGCTGTTACATTTAGCCGTAGAGCTGCAGAGGAGCTACAAGAACGTATACGAAATTCTATAGGGAAGGGAACAATTAGAGTCGATACACTTCATGCTTTAGCTCTTGGATACTGGCCCAAAAAAGAAGATGGCAGTCAGCCACATGTCCTTTCTGAGGAGGCTTCACAGGCTGTATTTATTAAAGCTAACGAAGAGAATGAACCAAAGTTAATCAAAAAAGCTTGGGAGATTTTAAATCTAGTACGTGAAAAGCAAGTTGATACGTCAGTATTGCCTGAACAGGCATATCTTCCTATGCTTGAAAAATATAGACAGTATAAAAAAATACGCAATATGGTTGATTATAGCGACTTATTAGAACAATGGATTTCTACTTTGCAGAAAAGCAGAGGAACATTTTGGAAGGCAGTCCTTGTTGATGAAATTCAAGATCTTTCTTCACTTCAACTTGCATTAGTAAAATTACTTGTTCCATCATCAGGTAAGGGGTTTTTTGGTATAGGTGATCCTGACCAGTCAATTTATGGTTTTAGAGGTGCTCATCCTAATGTTCAATTAGCTCTTAGTAAAATGTGGCCTGGTATAAAAGTTATTACTCTTGCAGAGAACTATCGTTCTGTAAAAGAAGTTGTTTACTCAGCTTCAGCTCTTCTTGCTTCTGGTAAGCAAAGTAAAAACCTTACTTCTACTAGAAAGGATAAAGGGTTATTACACCTTTTTACAGCACCTGATTATTGCCGTGAAGCTTCATGGGTTGCAAGTAAGGTATCTCAATTAATTGGAGGAAGTTCTCATACATTGGTAGATGCACGGGCTGGTAATGAACCTCATCCATTAGCAGGACTATGTAGTCCTGGTGATATTGCTATTCTTGTCAGAATGAAGGCACTCATGAAGCCATTCCAAGAGTCTTTGGTAAGATTAGGTGTACCTTGTTCTGTTCCAGAAACTGAATTATTTTGGGAAGATCAGCGTGTAGCTTTGTTATTAGGTCTTGCAGGAAGAAAATTTGGAAGACCTTTTGGAATACAAACAGTTCCTGATCCTTCTTCTATTGCAACACATATTTGGAATGGAGGACCTTCAGCACTTCTTTCATGGTTAGAATCTGTCCCACCATTTGATCCTTTATTTCGTGAATCCAGTAGTTTTAAGAAGTTGTTAAAAGCCTATAAAGTACATGGTTCTTGGGAGAGTTTATTGAATTGGCTTTGTTTGCGACAAGAAATTGATTTAGTAAAAAGTCATTCAGAACAGGTTCAAATTATGACACTACATGCGTCTAAGGGACTTGAATTTAAAGTTATTTTTTTACCAGCATTAGAGGAAGGACTTTTACCATATTTAGGTACACAACGACTTTTACAAAAGGCAGAGAAAGAGTATGAAAATAGTGAGACTATTGCTGAAGAAAAACGGTTATTATATGTTGGGATGACACGTGCCAAAGATGCATTATTTTTAAGCTATTCAGAGCAAAGAACTATATTTGGTAATGTGTTAAGGCTTGCTCCTTCTAGATTTTTAGTTAATCTTCCAGATATGTTTCAGCGTAGTCAGCTGATGAAACATATACAAAAAAAACCTAGTCAACTTTCTTTATTTTAA
- the hypF gene encoding carbamoyltransferase HypF: MQLKRQGYTIKGRVQGVGFRPFVYCTATKLGLTGKVKNTIYGVWIEVQGDDSKLNIFKEMITNEKPSIAQFTSITMQSLGFQDKETEFLIEESSDGIQYTSLISPDIATCEYCVKELNTTTDHRYQYPFISCTLCGPRYTIIHKAPYDRHHTSMSSFPFCFTCEKEYNNSLDRRFHAQSNACPTCGPQLWLTDHDNRYITYNSEAILLAIEYIYKGKIIAMKGIGGFHLICDATNADVVNTLRYRKNRPDKPLAVMVPNINIARQIAYISEVEIQKMQSPECPIVILKAIPHSLPKNIAPDVSTIGLMLPYTPLHHILCNTLTKVAELERIIPALVMTSANVSGGTIIYNNDDALIRLNTITDFFLFHNRNIIVPVDDSVVCLREDNIGQSPNWHFIRRARGYAPLPITVKTLKDNTPCIIALGAEHKSTFCFTRGQDIFLSQHIGDLSEPETEWSFCQTVKHISQLFGFSPEVVVCDLHPDYFTTRYAAEFGLPILQLQHHIAHGYSVLAEHGHKEPALVLTLDGTGYGMDGTIWGGELFYLYPEAVKGKSYEQGERLARLSLLPLPGGEKAIHEPWRLLSGFLALLKIHELEGVDSLVRQLWKNSPERWTIHSAIREMVSKDKVKLTSSCGRLFDTVSTLFGLCDYITYEGQAAIRLEHQQDMSCNESLTISIVEKDSIYELDTTVFLKELIELLQQKISVSILARRFHIGLVEGLADLALIGSENTGVKTVGLSGGVLNNQTISSLLPKALRYRGLTPLMHKNVPSGDGGISFGQAYWASMVLA; the protein is encoded by the coding sequence ATGCAGTTAAAGAGACAAGGTTATACAATAAAAGGTCGAGTACAAGGTGTAGGTTTTCGTCCTTTTGTATACTGTACTGCTACAAAATTAGGCCTTACAGGTAAAGTAAAAAATACTATATATGGAGTATGGATTGAAGTTCAAGGGGATGATAGTAAATTAAATATATTTAAAGAAATGATCACTAATGAAAAACCTTCTATTGCTCAATTTACGTCAATTACTATGCAATCTCTTGGTTTTCAGGATAAAGAAACAGAGTTTCTTATTGAAGAAAGCTCTGATGGGATACAGTATACTTCATTAATAAGTCCAGATATTGCTACATGTGAGTATTGTGTTAAGGAATTGAATACAACTACTGATCATCGTTATCAATATCCTTTTATAAGTTGTACACTATGTGGTCCTCGATATACTATTATACATAAAGCTCCTTATGATCGACATCATACTTCTATGTCCTCTTTTCCTTTTTGTTTTACCTGTGAAAAAGAATATAATAATTCTTTAGATAGACGATTCCATGCACAATCTAATGCATGTCCAACATGTGGCCCACAGTTATGGTTAACAGATCATGATAATAGATATATTACTTATAATAGTGAAGCAATATTGTTAGCTATAGAGTATATTTATAAAGGTAAGATTATTGCTATGAAAGGGATTGGTGGTTTTCATCTTATTTGTGATGCTACTAATGCTGACGTAGTTAATACATTACGCTATCGGAAAAATCGCCCAGATAAACCATTAGCTGTTATGGTTCCAAATATAAATATTGCTCGACAAATTGCTTATATTAGTGAAGTAGAAATCCAAAAAATGCAATCACCAGAGTGTCCTATAGTTATTTTGAAAGCAATTCCTCATAGTTTACCAAAAAATATTGCTCCAGATGTTTCTACTATAGGTCTTATGCTTCCTTATACTCCACTGCATCACATTTTATGTAATACATTAACAAAAGTTGCTGAGCTAGAAAGAATAATTCCTGCTCTTGTTATGACCTCCGCTAATGTAAGTGGTGGTACTATAATATATAATAATGACGATGCACTGATACGACTTAATACTATTACAGATTTTTTTTTATTTCATAATAGAAATATTATTGTGCCAGTTGATGACTCTGTTGTTTGTTTAAGAGAGGACAACATAGGACAATCACCTAATTGGCATTTTATCAGACGTGCAAGAGGATATGCACCACTACCTATAACAGTTAAAACTTTAAAGGATAATACTCCTTGCATTATAGCATTAGGTGCAGAACATAAAAGTACATTTTGTTTTACAAGGGGACAGGATATATTTTTAAGTCAACATATAGGAGATCTTTCTGAACCAGAAACAGAATGGTCATTTTGTCAAACAGTAAAACATATTTCCCAATTATTTGGATTTTCTCCTGAAGTTGTTGTCTGTGATTTACATCCAGACTATTTTACTACACGGTATGCCGCAGAGTTTGGTTTACCAATCTTACAGTTACAGCATCATATTGCACACGGTTATAGTGTGTTAGCTGAACATGGACATAAAGAGCCGGCACTCGTATTGACTCTTGACGGTACAGGATATGGTATGGATGGAACTATATGGGGAGGAGAATTATTTTATTTATATCCAGAAGCTGTAAAAGGGAAGTCATATGAGCAAGGGGAACGACTAGCTAGACTATCACTCCTTCCTCTTCCTGGAGGAGAAAAAGCTATTCATGAACCATGGCGTTTGTTAAGCGGTTTTTTAGCATTATTAAAAATACATGAACTAGAAGGAGTAGATAGCCTTGTAAGACAGCTATGGAAAAATTCTCCTGAGAGATGGACGATTCATAGTGCAATCAGAGAAATGGTATCCAAAGATAAAGTGAAGTTGACTTCAAGTTGTGGGAGGTTATTTGATACAGTTTCTACTTTATTTGGATTATGTGATTACATTACATATGAAGGGCAAGCAGCTATTCGTCTTGAACATCAACAGGATATGTCATGTAATGAGAGTCTTACTATTTCTATAGTTGAAAAAGATAGTATTTATGAATTAGATACAACAGTTTTTTTAAAAGAATTAATAGAGTTATTACAACAAAAAATATCTGTTTCTATATTAGCACGCAGGTTTCATATAGGGCTAGTTGAAGGATTAGCAGATTTAGCCTTGATTGGCTCAGAGAATACAGGAGTTAAAACTGTTGGGTTATCTGGTGGAGTATTAAATAATCAAACTATATCTTCTTTATTACCCAAAGCATTAAGGTATCGAGGGCTTACACCACTTATGCATAAAAATGTACCATCAGGAGATGGAGGAATTAGTTTTGGACAAGCTTATTGGGCTAGCATGGTTTTAGCTTGA
- a CDS encoding DsbA family protein translates to MLFSFRFITYPLITIFILYTCHNALASNNDSMITSENFESQLRLLLHNHPELVLDVLREHSELVLEIAQQGSKQRQHKSLIAQWKKDITTPKNMHLENRPIRGNPKAPVTIVAFSDFTCLYCSQASKTVQQMLIDYKDNVKYIFKHFPLKGHTISQQAAIYFIAASFQSNEKAWALYDLLFQKRDELLQNGEQTLKQAVKEVGLDIKKLMSDLNKAEVNNILGQDIKDAAQLDISGTPYFIVNNLILRGALPPELFTEAINMALKNTKEVSTSPK, encoded by the coding sequence ATGCTCTTTTCTTTTCGTTTTATTACCTATCCCCTCATAACAATTTTTATATTATATACTTGTCATAATGCGCTTGCTAGTAATAATGATTCAATGATTACCTCTGAAAATTTTGAAAGCCAATTACGACTTCTTCTTCATAACCATCCTGAGCTTGTCCTTGATGTACTAAGAGAGCATAGCGAACTTGTCCTTGAAATTGCCCAACAAGGTTCTAAACAGCGTCAACATAAATCCCTTATAGCACAGTGGAAAAAAGACATAACTACTCCAAAAAATATGCATCTGGAAAATAGACCAATCCGAGGGAATCCAAAAGCACCCGTAACTATTGTAGCATTTTCAGACTTTACATGTTTGTACTGTTCACAAGCTTCTAAAACTGTACAACAAATGCTTATTGATTATAAAGATAATGTAAAATATATTTTTAAACACTTCCCGCTTAAAGGACATACTATTTCACAACAAGCGGCAATATATTTCATTGCTGCATCTTTCCAAAGTAATGAAAAAGCATGGGCACTTTATGATCTTCTTTTTCAAAAAAGAGATGAGCTATTACAAAACGGTGAACAGACTCTTAAACAAGCAGTAAAAGAAGTGGGACTAGATATAAAAAAGTTAATGAGTGACCTCAACAAAGCAGAAGTAAACAATATTCTTGGACAAGACATAAAAGATGCTGCACAACTTGATATTAGTGGTACTCCATACTTTATTGTTAATAACCTTATCCTTCGTGGTGCATTACCTCCTGAATTATTCACAGAAGCAATTAATATGGCCTTAAAAAATACAAAAGAAGTGTCAACATCTCCAAAATAA
- a CDS encoding bifunctional riboflavin kinase/FAD synthetase: MIIKCDIDTIALPKNFLKEKKTTITLGNFDGVHLGHQALLKTIYLTAKKQQSISTVITFEPHPQAVLIGESPSLLTTKKEKLKLIKSMGIDLIFQLNFTSTLANMTTEQFVQSILLERLHMEGIVLGHDFSMGKERLGTQHVLSTLGKTMGFTVTHQPVFTFKEQPVSSSLIREAIQEGAIEKANLLLGRCYSIDGTIIHGKKRGRMLGFPTANLALSSNLIPSTGVYATLVTLESNQDNTFYIPVQHQKNTFLAVTNIGINPTFGDSIPKIETHLLNFHNDLYEQHMTINFLKKLREEAIFSNISSLITQIKDDISQTKTIFKNMLWPQSLSLEDPVDRMDATLKT, translated from the coding sequence ATGATTATCAAATGTGATATTGATACAATTGCCCTCCCTAAAAACTTTCTTAAAGAAAAAAAGACAACCATTACTTTAGGAAATTTTGACGGTGTCCATCTTGGACACCAAGCTTTGTTAAAAACTATTTATTTAACAGCTAAAAAACAGCAATCTATCTCAACGGTTATTACCTTTGAACCACATCCACAGGCCGTCCTTATAGGAGAATCCCCATCTCTCCTGACTACAAAAAAAGAAAAATTAAAGCTAATTAAATCAATGGGGATAGATCTTATCTTCCAGCTCAACTTTACATCTACATTAGCAAATATGACAACGGAACAATTTGTGCAATCGATTTTATTGGAAAGACTTCATATGGAAGGTATAGTTTTAGGACACGACTTTTCTATGGGGAAAGAAAGATTAGGAACACAACATGTTTTATCAACCCTAGGAAAAACAATGGGATTTACAGTAACACATCAACCTGTTTTCACATTTAAAGAACAGCCTGTTAGCTCAAGTCTTATCAGAGAAGCTATCCAAGAAGGAGCTATAGAAAAAGCTAACTTACTCTTAGGTCGTTGTTACTCAATAGATGGTACTATTATACATGGGAAAAAACGTGGTAGAATGCTTGGGTTTCCTACAGCTAATCTTGCATTATCATCTAATTTAATTCCATCTACTGGAGTTTATGCAACATTAGTCACCCTAGAATCAAATCAAGATAATACCTTTTATATACCTGTACAACATCAAAAAAATACATTTTTAGCTGTGACTAATATAGGAATAAATCCAACTTTTGGAGATTCAATTCCTAAAATTGAAACTCATTTATTAAATTTTCATAATGATCTCTATGAGCAACATATGACAATCAATTTTCTAAAAAAATTAAGAGAAGAAGCCATATTCTCTAATATCTCTTCTCTAATAACACAAATTAAAGATGACATATCCCAAACCAAAACAATTTTTAAGAACATGTTGTGGCCTCAATCACTCAGTTTAGAAGATCCAGTTGATCGCATGGATGCGACCCTAAAAACCTAA
- a CDS encoding flagellin, with protein MSLVINNNLMAVNAQRNLSKSYGELSSSVRKLSSGLRVGTAADDSAGLAIRELMRSDIATTQQGIRNANDAISMIQTADGALGVIDEKLIRMKELAEQAATGTYNSTQRMIIDSEYQAMASEITRIANATEFNGIKLLDGSLSGNHDGKKINSTGAVRIHFGTSNSSAEDYYDIKIGGSTASALGLGNTVKGAGATVSTQAAAQNALKAIDNAIVSKDKIRAHLGGLQNRLEATVDNLSIQNENLQAAESRISDIDVSQEMTQFVRNQILTQTGVAMLSQANSLPRMAQQLIG; from the coding sequence ATGTCTCTTGTCATTAATAACAACCTGATGGCCGTCAATGCTCAACGTAACTTAAGCAAGTCTTATGGAGAACTGAGTTCTTCTGTTCGAAAACTTTCTTCAGGTCTTCGTGTAGGAACTGCTGCTGATGACTCAGCAGGGTTAGCCATTCGAGAACTCATGAGATCTGACATTGCAACAACACAACAAGGAATACGAAATGCGAATGATGCTATTTCTATGATTCAAACTGCGGATGGTGCACTTGGAGTCATCGATGAAAAGCTCATTCGAATGAAAGAACTTGCTGAACAAGCTGCTACAGGTACATATAACTCCACTCAGCGTATGATTATTGACTCTGAATATCAAGCTATGGCCTCAGAAATTACTCGTATTGCTAATGCGACAGAATTTAATGGTATAAAACTTCTTGATGGTTCATTATCAGGTAATCATGATGGGAAAAAAATAAATTCAACTGGTGCAGTACGTATCCACTTTGGGACATCTAACAGCTCTGCTGAAGATTACTATGATATTAAAATTGGTGGCTCTACAGCTTCTGCATTAGGACTTGGTAATACAGTAAAAGGTGCGGGTGCTACAGTCTCTACTCAAGCTGCAGCACAAAATGCCTTAAAAGCTATAGATAATGCCATTGTTTCAAAAGATAAAATTCGAGCACACCTTGGTGGATTACAAAATAGACTTGAAGCTACAGTTGATAATTTAAGTATACAAAATGAAAACTTACAAGCTGCTGAATCTCGTATATCTGATATAGATGTAAGCCAAGAAATGACACAATTTGTACGTAACCAAATACTTACACAAACAGGTGTTGCTATGCTTTCACAAGCTAATTCTCTACCACGTATGGCTCAGCAACTTATTGGCTAA
- a CDS encoding CvpA family protein yields MNLLYQLNILDLVLVILCIFFILKGLNRGLLQELAGIIIFIISLWTAYMLYIKFGNMLLSYIGSQKWSYFLAYIAIFFSVMIISSIMSGLLQKHLGWKSGGWINWLGGGVIGALKAFVFCMIIIAVFEYTADSKPFVLESKIVTFVKKHDTFFREFIKHSIGNERSI; encoded by the coding sequence ATGAACTTATTATATCAACTAAATATATTAGATCTTGTATTAGTTATCTTATGTATTTTCTTTATTTTAAAAGGTCTTAATAGGGGGTTATTACAAGAATTAGCAGGTATAATAATTTTTATTATAAGCTTATGGACTGCTTATATGTTATATATAAAATTCGGTAATATGTTATTAAGTTATATAGGTTCTCAAAAATGGTCTTACTTTTTAGCATATATAGCAATCTTTTTTAGTGTAATGATTATTTCCTCTATTATGAGTGGGTTATTGCAGAAGCATTTAGGATGGAAGTCTGGAGGTTGGATAAATTGGCTGGGAGGAGGAGTAATTGGTGCATTAAAAGCTTTTGTTTTTTGTATGATTATTATAGCTGTTTTTGAATATACAGCAGATTCAAAACCTTTTGTGTTGGAGTCAAAAATAGTTACTTTTGTCAAAAAGCATGATACGTTTTTTAGAGAATTTATTAAGCATTCTATAGGTAATGAACGTAGTATTTAA
- a CDS encoding dihydroorotate dehydrogenase has protein sequence MDNYTVSLTTTSSIPLVLKNPVLTASGTFGYGAEFIGYGDLSQLGGIIVKGLSLKPRKGNPLPRIAETPCGMLNTIGLQNDGVELFIQKKLPRLPWKETPVIANLYATSVEEFSELTAILAAEEGVAALEVNVSCPNVKSGGTFFGQDPSLAAKVTEAVCKNAGSKPVMVKLSPNVTDITIIAKAVESAGADAISCINTLTGMAVDIRKRKSLLSTVIGGLSGPGIKPIALRCVWEVCKAVNIPVIGIGGITSARDVLEFILVGAHAVQIGTMNFIQPDIAFRIAEALPIICNELGIKNFDSFRGSLQVE, from the coding sequence ATGGATAACTATACCGTATCTCTTACTACGACTTCAAGCATTCCTTTAGTTTTGAAAAATCCTGTTTTAACAGCATCTGGAACATTTGGTTATGGAGCAGAGTTTATAGGGTATGGTGATTTGTCTCAACTTGGAGGGATTATTGTTAAAGGCTTATCGTTAAAGCCACGAAAAGGAAACCCATTACCTAGAATTGCTGAAACACCATGTGGGATGTTGAATACTATAGGCTTACAAAATGATGGTGTTGAATTATTTATACAAAAAAAGCTTCCACGCTTACCTTGGAAAGAAACTCCAGTTATAGCTAATCTATATGCGACATCAGTTGAAGAATTTAGTGAACTTACAGCTATTTTGGCAGCAGAAGAGGGAGTTGCTGCTTTAGAGGTTAATGTTTCTTGCCCTAATGTAAAAAGTGGTGGAACATTTTTTGGCCAGGATCCTAGTTTAGCAGCTAAGGTTACTGAAGCTGTGTGTAAGAATGCAGGAAGTAAACCTGTGATGGTTAAACTTTCTCCTAATGTAACAGATATTACTATTATTGCCAAAGCTGTTGAGAGTGCTGGAGCTGATGCTATTTCTTGTATTAATACACTAACTGGAATGGCTGTAGATATTAGAAAACGTAAGTCATTGTTATCTACAGTTATAGGTGGCCTATCTGGTCCAGGAATTAAACCTATTGCACTACGATGTGTTTGGGAAGTGTGTAAGGCTGTAAACATTCCTGTAATAGGTATTGGTGGGATTACCTCAGCAAGAGATGTTTTAGAATTTATTCTTGTAGGAGCTCATGCAGTACAGATTGGAACAATGAATTTTATTCAACCAGATATTGCATTTCGTATTGCTGAGGCATTACCTATTATTTGTAATGAACTTGGTATCAAAAACTTTGATTCATTCAGAGGTTCATTGCAAGTAGAGTAA
- a CDS encoding dihydroorotate dehydrogenase electron transfer subunit yields the protein MASANFYNLAVIDNIPFGLAGMQGHFFALRLELPDWKGWAPGQFVMIRPQSWNLEIPWARPFSICRVTKEELVIFFQVSGKGTERMAYLRSGNMVHLWGPLGNRFSTEEKPTLILAGGIGIAPFIGYIDSHPNPKNLYMMFSHKYPNDCYPIENLSEKVNFFSFQENTLQDREVFLEQVSTQVKNYAACNGLILVCGPTPFLKFVQSIALENNVRTQLSLESQMACGVGACLGCVVQTTDKWPVKNMAGMPVPTCTNGPVFWADQITL from the coding sequence ATGGCAAGTGCCAATTTTTATAACCTTGCAGTTATTGATAATATCCCTTTTGGTCTTGCAGGTATGCAAGGACATTTTTTTGCACTACGTTTGGAACTTCCAGATTGGAAAGGTTGGGCTCCAGGACAGTTTGTTATGATACGTCCTCAAAGTTGGAATTTAGAAATTCCTTGGGCACGTCCTTTTTCTATCTGTAGGGTAACTAAAGAAGAATTAGTTATTTTTTTTCAAGTTTCTGGTAAAGGTACAGAGCGGATGGCTTACTTACGGAGTGGTAATATGGTCCATTTATGGGGACCATTAGGCAACCGTTTTAGTACAGAAGAAAAGCCTACACTGATTTTGGCCGGAGGGATTGGTATTGCTCCTTTTATTGGATATATTGATTCTCATCCCAACCCTAAAAATCTTTATATGATGTTTAGTCATAAATATCCTAATGATTGCTATCCTATTGAAAATTTATCAGAAAAAGTAAATTTTTTTTCTTTCCAAGAAAATACTCTTCAAGATAGAGAAGTATTTCTTGAACAAGTTAGTACACAAGTTAAAAACTATGCTGCTTGTAATGGTTTGATCCTTGTTTGTGGACCTACCCCATTTTTAAAGTTTGTGCAGTCTATTGCTCTTGAAAATAATGTTCGAACACAACTTTCTCTTGAGTCACAAATGGCTTGTGGGGTTGGTGCTTGTCTTGGTTGTGTTGTGCAAACTACAGATAAATGGCCAGTAAAAAATATGGCTGGTATGCCTGTTCCTACATGTACAAATGGACCTGTTTTTTGGGCTGATCAAATTACATTGTGA